From the genome of Rhododendron vialii isolate Sample 1 chromosome 10a, ASM3025357v1:
tcaatccgtttgaaccggtgtgtagatcttatttttctgatcattttattttaaattgtcataattaacttttgacCCTAAGAGAGCCGTAGAACCAAATGaataataaatacttatttatgaGAACCCTAGAGGCAAATactattaattatgaccctttagcataaaatgatcataaaaataagatcttcgcaccaattcaaacggattgaaaagtGGAGCACTTAATATTTTTATTGCCTTAAAAATAATTTCCTAATTTTTCTtaaatgtattttaaaaaaatgccgAATTGCACGACAGTGCCTAGGTGGGCTTGGTGCTTGGCAATGGGTTGCAAACTTGCCACCCAACTAGCGACAAGCGCCACTTAGAATACTGGGTAGTAtattataagttttttttaacaCCCTCCCGAGAAATCCTGAAGCTGCTTTTATCTCGGCAAATCATTCGcctcacatacatcaactacTAATTTGATATTGAAAGGAAACAAGcctgaagacaaaaaaaaaaaaaagagtagaaaCTCACCAGAGACAAAAACGTGTGAAAGGGTCCCCGGCATATCATTTAACTATCCACGAGAGaacctaagagcatctccaacgtaCGGAGGAAGTAAAACAGTCTCCAAAAGAGAAAACAATTTGCTAcactattttggtgtatctctctctcttcccacaACTTTGAAGACAGAGAAAGCACTATTCGAATTACCACCTCATCAAATTTAATGCTTATTAGTGGTGAAATTGGTAATATCTTGGGCAAAGTGAGTCTTTTAAAGCTTAAAAAAgcgataaaaaattaaaatttgaatagTCTGTTAGAGTGCATAACTCTCCAACTTGCTACATGGGTCACCAAAGTACAGATTTCATGTAAAATTGTGCTTACTCTCACGGAGATACTCTAGCAAGTAGCAACACATACAAAATATTCAAACACATACTCATATGAGTTTAAACCCCACACACTGCAGACTAGCACGATTGTTCATAGAGTTATGTACAAGTAATGCAACTGTATATGAAACCTGAGGAAAGTTTGACAGACTATACATGAAGAGAACTGTAACTTGTGGCCATTTCTTCCTCAGACGTTTATCGCGATTTAATTTGCCACTAAGCTAATGGCCCGTTGAGGTTAATCCCGTTCAGCATTGCCTGATGATTCTAGTAGTATGATCTAAGGAGAGATGATCACCTGCAATACTTTCCAAACTGGGGAATTCCAGATGTGAACCCTCAGATGCAATTCTAATGGGCTTACCGCTTAACAGCAATACCAAATATACAAGATTTTCTTGTAACTTGATATCCCAAGGTAAATTAGTACAAGAGTAAAGATGTATGAGAGAGTTTTTCGTTTTcgttttcattttgttcacaTCAAACAGATCCATAATGTAAGAGAATGAACCCCAAAAAAGGTCAAAGCAGAACCGCCATAAGGGAAGAAAGAGCATGGATAGATAAAAAGAACAATAAATGACCAGTATAAATTTGCTATCACTCAAAAGTGGGGATtgtgaggaaaaagaaaacaactgAACGTAGTAATGTACAGGGTTTAGGGTTATATGCATTTGCAGTCAGTATTTGATCACATGGTGGCGTAACCAGAGGTCATACATCACCATATGGAAAGCATCGTATTTGACAGGAGGTGAATTCCACTGGAAGTGTTTCTGGACCTGAAAAACCCACGACAAGTGAAAAAATTCATAATCAGTAACTCCAAAATCTAAGCTATATCACTCCATTTTAATGATGCAAACTAAACCCTTTGTTTTTCGCATTCAAGTATGTGAACCATTAACAAAACGAATACCTCATCTCAGTTGTTCAACAAGTAATGCAAAGGTCTCTACCTTAACAAGGTTCTCGTGCAAAGCAACAAATTCCGAGTTAGATATGTCCTTCAATATTTGCTTTAGCCGATACACATCATTCTCCTTGAGTATGACCGAAAATTTTCGCCAATCGAGAATGTCATTGAATGGAAGGTCATAATAATTAGACAATATCACTGCAAGAGAAGCACACaaaaaatgagacaaaaaaTCCCAACGCGtgtatggagagagaaataaaaccCACTAGAAAAACTTGGTGAATAGACCCTGTCTAATGTCACATAAATACCACTTCCCAAAACCCAGCGGGCTTCTGACATCGCTTAAACCATGGCAGAAATTAGTAACTGCACTAACATAGTTCTCTTGTTAACATAGGTTACATAATGACTGATTTTCAGTAAACAATTTTCTTTGAACGGTGATTTTCAGTAAACAGTACCAAAATATGAATGCTTGATTAGCTCCAATTGTGTGGCAAACTGCACGGGggctttcatttttttttagccAATATTCAGTAATAAATTTTGGTTCTATGTGCTTGAAATCCAAATTAGTTATTCAATAGAAAGGGGAAGACAAATTTAGGCATTATGCATTTTGAGATACCTAAGAAGCACAAACACAGGCAAGACATAAATACGACACACACAGACATGCAAATACATTATTTCTAAAAAATGTAGGGCACAGACATGTTGAGGATGCGTCCAATCATATTTATCTAAGTATCATCGCAAGTATGCGTCCCAAATTATAATAGATAAGATACGGTTAGTTATGAAGAATCTAGTTGGTGTGGGATTCAAGAAATCCTTCAAAAATAAGACATGGGGACGATTAGGAATCCTCGAAAAATCCTTAACAAATTCCAATTGAATATACGATAAATTGTAAGAACTACTACTATAATGCCCCAAGTAGATCACTGGGCCAATACCttaattttgatccacaagccacaccatatggcccaaaagcttaagcacaaagTACTAACaatagcccacaaggtttgttatacatccatgtagactttcgatgtgggacgaggtgttacaatctccccaactttatagcctcgtgCCCTCGCAAGgagttgagcactataatcaccgatactaatcaaaccaataaccaaatccaaccaactCCAAAGGCCCACAcggtcgtgtacatggatggctctgataccacctatAATGCCCTAAGTagaccactggcccaataccttaattttgatccacaaaccacaccatatggcccaaaagcttaagcacaaggtactagtagtagcccacaaggtttgttatatgcccaagatcatccatgtagactttcgaTGTGGGACAGGGTGTTACAACTACACTTCCAACTTTTCTTATAATAGTGATGTGTCAAATTTTGATATCTTTGATAGTCACATGTTAGCAAGGATCGAAGAAGTGTCAATCACATATTTACTCCTTAGTCATAGACACCAAAGAAGTGTCGGACACGTGTCCCAgttgagatttttattttctaattatgGACACGAAAAAGAGAATATCGGACACGTGTCCGAGAAGTGTCCATGTTAGACACGGACATGCCACCTTTTaagtgtccgtgcttcttagtgAGATACTATCATCATTCAAAGGAATGGGTCCAATCcaatttttacaaaataagGAGGGATTTCTTTTAGGAAAGGGATCAACAAAAACACAATGCAAGTACAATATATGATTCCAGAATAACCTATACCTACGaggaaaattccaaaaattaatcTCAGAGTTCCTCTCACCAGCACTTGATAACCTTCACGTGATTGAGTGATGTTCATTTCTAGAGCAAGTTGTCTGTTGTTAATGTAGATTTTACTCTTTTCTTAGGAGAGCAGATGAGATAAGTAGTAACAACCCTAATACCAAGACCAGGAAATGGTGAAACAAACGAATTCATGCCTTGTTCCAACCTCAAAAAATAATATGCAGGTTGGTCTTACCAGGAATGCAACCATAATGGATTGAATCAGTTATTCGAGCACTGTTGACCTGAGAACCACCAGGACATATACAGAACTTAGTcctataaaatttcttttggtaTACCAGATGTCCAGTGGCCCTGTTTATTCTGTTGTTTGCGATATCAAGTTCGGTATCATTTTCCCATACTCGTGCGAGTATAACTCTGATTTTGGAGTTCCTATGGCCTGCCCAAAAACCTAGACTTGTCCTGCAAAATAAGGTTATTCGAGTGTTAAGAAATGACCCGATTGGTGGGGTTCATCTAACAATAATTTCTCATATGCTAAACCGAAATCTAATCAGCCCCCTCGAAAGACAAGAATAGTTCTTGTCCACAAGCGTTCTGAATCTGGAACTTTGGAAAATACTAAATTCAAATTAAtgattggaaaatgaaaagaaaacagtcaaaaaaatgaaaagaaaacaattcaaaaaaaaaaatcaaaagaaagaagatatcCAGCATGCATTTATTTGGGGGAAACAAGTTACAAGAAAACGAAATTCCATCAATGACTGCGACTATACTGCCGTCACCCATAGATGATTATAGAAAGTTGCATTTGGAAAGAATGAATTTCACATGTTCAGATAACTTTCGCtggtaatttttgaaaattgtgtttttcCCATATGACactgctaaaaaaaaaaacccataacatGGGTCCTACATTCTTAATTCACCTATATTTTCCCCTTCCACGCAAACCAAACTCCGACGAATAggttttatctttcttttttatgcAGACTCATCAAACCCGACATGGGCTTAAGTGCAACAAATGGACATACACACTAGTCTTGTATACCCAGATAGCTAAGAGAAGAAATAATGGTTGTGGGTAGTTCATATAATCTGAGAATGAGAAGAAAGCAGACTAAGAGGCTCTCACCACCACCTTCAGATTCACCACCCTCTCGCAGCCTTGGCTTCGGCTACCGCGTCGAAGAAGTAAGAGAATATGCCAACTTTTTAGTCATTTGACGAGCAACAACTCTTTCTATCCACTTTGTTTCTTACAATCCAAAAAGCACTTGTTTGCTTTTTCTGAACAAGTccaaaagatttgatttttaCTCCATAAACCCAAAAGACATGATCATACGATTGTGTACACACATAGACAGAGAGCTATAGATACATAAAAGAGACACAAAGTTCATTTTCTGGtgtatcaaaatattttatttacttGAGATTGTTTGCGTTGTGGGGCTTCGGACACAATTGTAAAGTTGGCATAGTCTCTTACTTCTTCGACGCCGGTAGCCGAAGCCGAGGCCGTGGGAGGGTGGTGGTGTTGAATCTGGTGATGAAGGTGGTGGTGAGAGCCTCTCAGTTTGCTTTCTTCTCATTCTCAGACAATATGACCATCCCACAACTATTCTTTCTTCTCTTAGCTATCTGATAgggttgtaaacgagccgagccgagctttgtcgagcttGAGAttcaagcttgagctcgagctcgagctcggcttgagccttaacgagccgagcccttATTGAGTCGAGCTGAGTCATTTAcgaaacgagcctctttaattgAGCCGAGCcacccttaacgagccgagtttttaTAGAACAAGTTGAGCCAAGCTTGGCtagtttactaaacgagccgagccgagttcgCGAGCTACTCAGTTCGTTTACCGCCCTACTATCTGGGTATACAATGGTGGTAAAGAAATATCcctgcaatacactttttaataAACATGATATCTCTTTGTGGTGAGATATacacaatttcaaccaataggaatgagggtaatgttcaccccaAAATTAAATTCCAGTCTCTGTCTCAATGGAATCAATCTGCCCATAGATCTAggatgacaaacatcatttagcTATTCTTGAGAACACAAGTCATCGATATTAatattcattttcttctctttctttttgtcagacaataacaaaactagaacccACAAGGCTTTCCGTTACCATCTTCCGCCCTTTTATGCCAAATAACCAGGATAGCCACTACATTACCATCTGCCCCAAATGCCTGCCATCCAGCAAATGGATTAACACATAAGTCATACTCTTCGCATACCCTCGAGCAAACCAAATCTGCTGTCCATGCTAGCAACATATGCCTTGATCACGTTCCTCTTATCAGGGTCATTCAAGTACCTTACATCCGAGGACAAAAACTTAAGATTTGTAGGGAATGAGCACCGTACCTTTGCTTCCTCCGTCCCATCTTGAAGTACATAACCCTCCTCAACACCACTTTTTTTGTCTCCATTAACTTGACCCACATAATTGATGGAATATTTTAGCTTCTTCAATTTCCAGCCATATTAAAGATCTAGCCCCCATCTTTTCTAAGATCTAAGCGTGGCAATTCCGTATCTATCCAATAATCTCCTCTTCACAACCTCTCTATGACTACCCAAGAACGCACTAATACTTCAATTTCTCATTGTCCACTcaaaagtactccctccatgTGAAGCCCCAACTTGTCCCACATCCCACATCCCACATCGGTGGGGAAATGGGAAAAGATATTGTATATAAGTGATTCCGACCAGCTACTATagaacttgaggttaaccttttgagctaTGTAGTTAGGCTAAGGATTAAACAGGTTAGCTGGGGCGGGTCGTTACACTCTGTTCCTAATTGTTGGTCCACTGTTCTATTTTGGGAAATTCCAAAATGTTGGTCCCTCTTGAaaagtcaaactcaaaattagTAGGTTTTAAAATTGCCCTCATAAATATCTATTATTGTATCAGTCCGGCTAATGGGTGCCATAGTGCACCCTTTAACATCATGACTGTTGTACCTCTTAACCAGTTTTGGGATTCTTCCCGATGAAAACTCCTAAACAATGACATCACACACTGCAATTTTAGATATTTTATATAAGTTTGTCCttaattttgtaattaattacaaaacaacCATTAAACTAAAATTGGGCGGGTCCTTTTTTCCCCATTTAGGCGCCATTTctcctccattttcttttcaccGTTTTGCTTCTAAACTCGTCAACTACGGCtgcgttcttttaaacttataagtttggaacttatttcGTTATTTTTTACTCttagtaactttttgtttagctttttgacGCAATTTTAGGGGTTAATcgttcgtcttgacgagacgaatcggaaaaatataaaaatatggaccgatgttgaaaaattcaaataaaacggCATTTAAGCTCCAAAAGACaactgtttgatacttttttcgtctttagtaaactttttttttgtttttgttcataattttgtactctttagacttctctcgttgagacggaggattaatccaaaaaaaaaaatcactcgaATACTTAATTATGAAGAAATAagttatgagagccctagagacaaaaaaagagagcagatacttaattatgagagctctagagacaaaaattaattatgaatctttaaaataatatgataaaaaaataagatcttcgcatcaaTTCAAACGGACACGTTTGGGGTTCAGGGTTATAGACATCCTGTGGACCCCCTTCGGACTAACCTGTTAACTTACTAACTCCCCTAATCCCGCTAATGTCTACcgtatgaccaaaaaaaaaaagagtgagcCCCACAAAACATCTGTGCAATGTCTgtgtaaaaaaaatgtgtagGAAGTGTtttacgttttttatttttcaagaaatgaTAAGGGTATATATAGAAAatctttgtttaaaatactttatttatGGTCCtcacaaaaaataagcttaatccggTATCGGTAAGTGCATTTATGAAAcgtccaactttgctttagaattcaatttttaaataaagttaGATGTTTCTTAAATGCACCTTCCGACactggattgagcttattttttgtaagaacggtaaataaagtattttaaacaaaataagtgGCTATGATCATTTTTTCAGGACCTATAACAGGCCCTAAAAGAATATGTACATCAGTACATGctggtacaattttttttcctgtaccAATAGCacagctgtttttttttccctaaaaaggGAGTTGCTTGAGATTGGAGAGTAAAAAAGCGAAAAGGAAAGTGAAAAGGTCAACGTTGGTTGGTAATTATTACTCCTACGGGCCCACATAGAAGGCACACCAATGCACCAGTTAGCACTTGCCTTATTGTATTATCAATGAGCTGAAACATGGggtaattttggaaaataacacCTTGAGATTTGATGTTTTTGTAATCAATACATGTACATTTCCCAAGAGTGACCAACAATGGGGAACGAAGGGAATAAAGGATATGAATGCTACGAAGTAGGTTGAACATAATACAAACCCAAAAAACGATTGTAGAAGAGCATAATGAAAAATAGTCGCCATATGAAAGGAGATGCAAACGAATATTATACCTGTTTTCCACATCATTTCCCCCAGCTGGAAGAGCGAACGGCTGCAGCACTTGAGGGAGAGCAACATCTTTGTGTGGAATAAATCCAACATCATAGCTTGGGGAGCACACGACTCGAATCGAATTCTTTACAAGAAGTGGAAGTCCTTCAGTTGCCCTTACACCAACATCATGACAAGTAACGAAGAAATGATCTGCACCCAGTGTTCTATTCCAGTAAGGATACTTGGATATTAAGCTCTCCACATAATTTTGGACAATAACTGTCATGTTTTCATAGGATGTGCCCTGCATACCATCGTACAAGTATCATATATCTGTTTATAAGATACCCAGATCGTACCTAAGGGATTTCCAATGTACTAGTTActtatttactttgttttataAAATCATTACcctaaagaagaaaaatatgggTAGTAAATTTGGACATAGATGCCAACATTTGTCAAACAAAGTCGCATTTGGAGTGAAGATGGAAGCTCAAGTTTTTTCACTCAAAACATATTGATTAATTTGTAGGAGGCCATCATTACAATATCTGAAAGTTTATAGTCTGCATATAAGAATCGGGAACAAATATTACCGGAAATGCAGGCCTCATGTGAAACATTATAGACAAACTAGGACACCACGTGCTAAAACGCGAACTGCATGGTAAGGCTCAATGTATATGTCATAACAGGAAAATAAAGCCAACCACAATTTTCAACCATATCAATGGGTAAAGTTACATGACCAACTATATGAGCATTTGCAGTACAAACAGCATTAACAAAATGCAGCAAGAATGCAAGATACTAATTGTTGTCAACCAAATTAGGCCCCACGTGCAAGAAAAACATAACAGCAGAGACGCAACCGCATAAATGAATATGAAATGAAAATGACAACTTCTGCAATGCACACTAACACTTCCAGCAATCTTCATGGCTAACCATTTCCCCCCAATTCAGACACAAATGAACACTCGGTTACCAAAATTGTGTGAGTATGCATATTTCATActaaataataaatatatgCTCATCCTACTCGAGTGCTTGTGTGCAGTTGTAACAAAGTCACAAATAAGCAGCACTTGCAATGAAGTGGACAAATGAAACCAAATCTCCTTTTTGGAGGTTATATGCATCTAACATTTTGCTGCACTCATCTCATACCCCCTAAATGCCAATAGTCTAAAACTTTCCTTCAGGGAATAGATTCCTAGCGAATGCTGTGGACCAATTGTACCCCTAAATCGCCACAATTACAAAAGGAACTTGTGAAGATACTAGTGTCTGATAGAGGCAAATAATAGGATGTTCTTTTCCATATAGGGATGTTCTTTGTACTTCACTTTCATGGAGTTAAAGCCAAATTAAAATACTTACAGTTAGTGGAAATTAGATTGTACAGTCCTCTACAACTTTTCAGTTGACTGACTTAGCCTTCTCACATTTAATTGATACAAATAGCATTTCAAGCATGTGTTGCTCCCACAAAACTCACACTACAATCTTTCAAACTCACTATACTAAGAATCAACTCGAGTACCCACTGCATTGACTAGTTTAACCTTCTTAATCAAGTAACTGCAAGTCTGCAACAGGACCACTTTCCTGATCCTACAAGTCACTATGGGCTGAGTTTGTCTAGCTCGAGAATGTGGACCCATGACTCTATCCTTGTGGGGGAGAATAAGAATAGGGTCGCGTATCATACTTTTCGAACAGATGTTGGGATGGCGGATATTTGATTTTTCAGAAAATGACGGGTCACAAACATGTATAGAATACTACTGTCATAGTGAGCCTTAAGCTGTAAGCATGCATTTCATTACTCAAAAGATCAAAACATTAAGATTCAACTAAAACTACAACTACAACTACAAGATACATACAAGTAACCTTGACAAGTATCACTATGAACTAACAAATTGCATAGATGAGAAATCGgccaaaccaacaaacacaaAACGCATGAGGAATAATCAAAGAAACAGAGAACGTAAGACACtgacatatgcaaaaaaatcaaacattcaAAAGGACACtcatccaaaaaaatcaaattcaagtAAGAGCAAGAAACAATGTAGCAGTAATGTACCTTCCCTCTCATCTTGTGGCACGAGAtagggataaagaagaggtcaGCCCGATCCGGATCCTCCGTTCGGAACCCAGACTCCCTGATATTCTGAAAAAAGTATCCCTCGCTCGCGTACTTCCCCGTCAACTTCCTCGGCGTCTGGTAGAAAGTATTGGGGTCTCCGTCGGGATATATATACACCTTGAATCTCCTCTCCATTTCAGCATAATTCAGGCTAAATACCTCCGCCGAATGATACACATCCGAAAGTTGCTCCAAATCACTTTCTTCCAGAACCTAATAGCACAGTAACAGGGAAAAATATGACAATTACTCGAGGTGCAAGTGAGCTGGCCTGCACAACTGAGTTAATAAAAAATTCTCGAGAAATTTGAGGGGAAAAGTGAAGGAGATTGGAGGATACCTTGGATGAGAGGAGGGTGGGAGGGGgagtggaggaggaggattggAGAGGGAAGTGGAGGGAATTGAGAGAAAGGTAGGTGAAGgagattagggttagggttgcGAGAGCGAGGAGAGATCCGCGGAGGGAGAGGTTgatgggggaggaggaggaaggtggtggtggttgggcGGACTTGGCCGCCGTCATGGCCGTGGTGGAAGGTTCGCCTCGCGCGGTGGTTTCCGGCGTGGTGAAATTGTGAATCGGTGGCGTTGCAAAGAGTACTTTTCAGTGGATGGGGAGTGGAGAAACAGAAAGGTGTTGGGAATAACTCGGATGCAAGAAAAAGACAGATGCTGAGTTGTACTTTcagtactttttttctttttttttgtttttcgttttttatttattactgTACTAGTGCTAGCCCGTGCCTACGACACTACGCATTTCTGTTGGAAGGagatggcagttgtgtgatttaggtgaaaaacCATGGGCACTTAACTGGAAAGTGGGAGGCTGCACTACagtctttggatcaaatgaatctaagtcgttctaacaacttgtccctacacctttttgttttattatagagattacttgtcttttctaaattttcgTTTGATTCactgtcatattttttaattgatcatcGATTTTAATTAGAGGagtctaataaaaaattatgagcaaCAGCCAAATTAAATTCactgaagaaaggaaaaaattaccAAATGATCGTCTTTTTTTGTGAAAAGTGTCGTCTAATATTAACTATTTTAACAACAGTCTACATTTCTATGCTTTTCAGATTCTTTTTGTCGAGaagaataattaaataaaaaaatgcgacaaaaaataaattaaaggtTGAGAAATGTAATAAATACCGATAAAGTActactataaaaaaaagagcTAATCCTCCACGCCCCTCTCTACATTTTTACTTTCTAATCATATCTTATGCTCGCAACAATAATTTAAATCGTTGATCTGATAAATCTCAATAAAGTGAAGAGGAAAAACAGTTTAATAGAACTCATTTGAAAGTGAATGGTTTAAGTTCAAGATTCACCCtccattttgtaaaacaaaTATCGTCCATTCATGTATCTTTAGTTATCAGTACCATCATAATACTATCATTTATCAAAGATTCAAAGAGCAGTTCTCTAAGTTGGAAATAATAAAACGGCTTTTCCAACAGCAAAAATCCCAAAGTACAGATGagcttccttttttgttttgatcaataTTACTGATTAACAATGAAAGTAATCTAGGCCAAACACATATTAGTGTTAATGAATTCAAGACgcaaaagggaaggaaaaaaaaaacccatagtAATCCCCTGAATCAGGGAATTTATCGGCATCACATCACCAATAATTCAGGGGTGGCCCGGGCGAAACGATAAGATTACCCCAATGTGACTTGGTGGTCACGGGTTCAAGTCGGAGAAACACTCTCTCCAGTTGCAGAGACAAAGCTGTGTACATCTATATTTCCCGAGATGCTAGAGTAAGGG
Proteins encoded in this window:
- the LOC131304750 gene encoding probable glycosyltransferase At5g03795; its protein translation is MTAAKSAQPPPPSSSSPINLSLRGSLLALATLTLISFTYLSLNSLHFPLQSSSSTPPPTLLSSKVLEESDLEQLSDVYHSAEVFSLNYAEMERRFKVYIYPDGDPNTFYQTPRKLTGKYASEGYFFQNIRESGFRTEDPDRADLFFIPISCHKMRGKGTSYENMTVIVQNYVESLISKYPYWNRTLGADHFFVTCHDVGVRATEGLPLLVKNSIRVVCSPSYDVGFIPHKDVALPQVLQPFALPAGGNDVENRTSLGFWAGHRNSKIRVILARVWENDTELDIANNRINRATGHLVYQKKFYRTKFCICPGGSQVNSARITDSIHYGCIPVILSNYYDLPFNDILDWRKFSVILKENDVYRLKQILKDISNSEFVALHENLVKVQKHFQWNSPPVKYDAFHMVMYDLWLRHHVIKY